One part of the Terrimicrobium sacchariphilum genome encodes these proteins:
- the argJ gene encoding bifunctional glutamate N-acetyltransferase/amino-acid acetyltransferase ArgJ, whose protein sequence is MIEQIRGGVTAAAGFLCGSTSAGIKNPKAPREDLAVVYSELPAVAAGTFTTNLVKAAPVRVSMEHISSGEARAVVLNSGNANACTGPDGLKDARRMTVSAGLVLGVAGEEVLVCSTGRIGVRMPIDRIEEAIPRIKLSNTASLKCAKAIMTSDTFPKEIAVRVETPKGVFHVGGIAKGAGMIDPNMATMLSVITTDAKVSQADLKKVLGGAVEDSFNRITIDGDMSTNDTVIALANGASKVRPPLALLREAFDAVAQTLARMIVKDGEGVTKFVEIALTGAASKEDARKAAEAIANSTLVKCAWAGGDPNWGRIMDAMGYSGAKLVEEKVSIDYEDLPLVRGGLVTDTPWKKVQAVAARKEFRIGVDLGLGKFSHTVWTTDLTEEYVRLNLGE, encoded by the coding sequence ATGATCGAACAAATTCGTGGCGGCGTCACAGCCGCGGCAGGTTTCCTGTGCGGAAGCACATCGGCTGGAATCAAGAACCCCAAGGCACCGCGCGAGGATCTCGCCGTGGTATACTCCGAGCTACCCGCCGTAGCCGCCGGGACGTTCACGACCAACCTCGTCAAGGCCGCTCCCGTGCGTGTCTCCATGGAGCACATCTCCTCCGGCGAAGCCCGCGCCGTCGTGCTGAACAGCGGCAATGCCAATGCCTGCACCGGACCCGATGGCCTCAAGGACGCCCGCCGCATGACGGTGAGCGCCGGGCTGGTCCTCGGTGTGGCTGGTGAGGAGGTCCTCGTCTGCTCCACCGGCCGCATCGGTGTCCGCATGCCGATCGACCGCATCGAGGAGGCGATTCCCCGTATTAAGCTCTCCAACACGGCCAGCCTGAAATGCGCCAAGGCCATCATGACCAGCGATACTTTCCCGAAGGAAATCGCCGTCCGCGTCGAGACGCCGAAGGGCGTCTTCCATGTCGGCGGTATCGCCAAGGGCGCGGGCATGATCGACCCCAACATGGCCACCATGCTGAGCGTGATCACCACGGACGCAAAGGTCTCGCAGGCTGATCTCAAAAAGGTCCTCGGCGGCGCTGTGGAAGATTCCTTCAACCGCATCACCATCGACGGTGACATGAGCACCAACGACACCGTGATCGCCCTGGCCAATGGCGCATCCAAGGTGCGCCCTCCCCTCGCCCTCTTGCGCGAGGCTTTTGACGCAGTGGCGCAAACCCTGGCTCGCATGATCGTCAAGGATGGCGAAGGCGTGACCAAATTTGTCGAGATCGCCCTTACCGGCGCAGCCTCCAAGGAAGATGCCCGCAAAGCTGCCGAAGCCATTGCCAACTCCACCCTGGTCAAATGCGCCTGGGCAGGTGGTGACCCGAACTGGGGCCGCATCATGGACGCCATGGGCTACTCGGGTGCGAAGCTTGTGGAGGAAAAGGTCTCCATCGACTACGAAGATCTCCCACTCGTGCGCGGCGGCCTCGTCACCGATACGCCATGGAAAAAGGTGCAGGCCGTGGCGGCCAGGAAGGAATTCCGCATCGGCGTCGACCTCGGGCTCGGCAAGTTTTCCCACACCGTGTGGACGACCGACTTGACCGAGGAATACGTCCGCCTGAATCTCGGAGAGTAA
- the argC gene encoding N-acetyl-gamma-glutamyl-phosphate reductase, whose amino-acid sequence MTDVAIVGANGYSGEELCSLLARHGGVRIAGVTSRQHAGKPVGSILPRLKGHPAIRDLAFSNATADDVIKTGAKYAFLALPHGLAAEFALPLLNAGLKIVDLSADFRLREADVFQEFYGEAHAAPELLAHAAYGIPEIWREKIKAATLVASAGCYPTSILLPLVPLLRAGQIVTDSIAVSSASGVSGAGRKADVAYLYAECNESLRAYGLPKHRHLSEIEQELTFAAGEKVVITFVPHLAPMTRGIHTTTFAKPKEGVSLAAIKETLTQAYANEPFVRFGDTLPDTKNVVGTNYCDIAARLDERTGRLILLSAEDNLVKGAAGQAVQCFNLMAGFPETQGLL is encoded by the coding sequence ATGACTGACGTAGCAATAGTTGGCGCCAATGGATACTCGGGAGAGGAGCTTTGTTCGCTCCTGGCCCGGCATGGTGGCGTGCGGATCGCAGGGGTAACCTCCCGGCAGCATGCCGGCAAGCCGGTGGGCAGCATCCTGCCCCGCCTGAAAGGTCATCCCGCCATCCGAGACCTCGCGTTTTCCAACGCCACGGCTGATGACGTCATCAAGACGGGTGCCAAGTACGCCTTTCTCGCCCTGCCGCACGGCCTCGCGGCGGAGTTTGCCCTGCCCCTGCTCAATGCCGGGCTGAAAATCGTCGACCTGAGCGCGGACTTCCGGCTGCGGGAGGCGGATGTTTTCCAGGAGTTCTACGGTGAGGCGCATGCTGCTCCGGAGTTGCTGGCCCATGCGGCTTATGGCATCCCGGAAATCTGGCGCGAGAAAATCAAGGCGGCCACACTGGTCGCCTCGGCGGGTTGTTATCCGACGAGCATCCTGCTGCCGTTGGTTCCCCTCCTCCGGGCGGGTCAGATCGTGACCGACAGTATTGCCGTCTCCAGCGCCAGCGGCGTGAGCGGCGCGGGCAGGAAGGCCGATGTCGCCTATCTCTATGCGGAGTGCAACGAGAGTCTGCGCGCCTATGGTCTGCCCAAGCATCGGCACCTTTCCGAGATCGAGCAGGAACTCACTTTCGCAGCGGGCGAAAAGGTGGTCATCACCTTTGTCCCCCATCTCGCTCCCATGACCCGGGGCATCCACACTACCACCTTCGCGAAACCGAAGGAGGGCGTATCCCTTGCCGCCATCAAGGAAACCCTCACACAAGCCTACGCCAACGAGCCGTTTGTCCGATTCGGCGACACGTTGCCCGATACGAAAAACGTGGTCGGCACAAACTACTGCGACATCGCCGCACGGCTCGATGAGCGGACGGGACGACTGATCCTTCTCAGCGCCGAGGACAATCTGGTAAAAGGCGCGGCGGGACAAGCCGTGCAGTGTTTCAACCTCATGGCAGGCTTTCCCGAGACCCAAGGACTTTTATGA
- a CDS encoding class II aldolase/adducin family protein codes for MSFALLHPRDQIVATMDRIYAHDMTTTSGGNISVKDENGDVWITPARVDKGSLRRQDVVRIRPDGSKDGIHPPSSEFPFHLAIYEARPDVKAVIHAHPGALVSFSMCGKVPDTRVFPESFNLCGEVAFAPYALPGSKKLGERIAEQFAKEAQPTCVVLENHGVVVAGDDLGDAFRRFETLEFTAQALVHANQLGSVKYLDTAMLEKAHESQHQGLDEYDPFRPTSVGKEARKDIVDFVHRAYEHRLMNSGWGSFSARVDEDAFIITPQHVDRRELDLADLVVVRDGRRAAGQLPSRVARLHRAIYQAHPEVNAIVNALPVHGAAFSASEFPLDSRTIPESYLFLKDVPKIAFDDVYGDGEAVASVLSVKNPVALLESNGVMVAGRTALDAFDRLEVLESTAAAIIRSRALGAIKPMPDSVIEELLAAFPGV; via the coding sequence ATGTCATTCGCTCTCCTTCATCCCCGAGACCAGATCGTAGCCACCATGGACCGTATTTACGCCCACGACATGACGACCACGTCGGGAGGCAACATCTCCGTAAAGGACGAGAACGGCGATGTGTGGATCACCCCGGCCCGTGTCGACAAGGGCAGCCTGCGCCGTCAGGATGTCGTTCGCATTCGCCCCGATGGCTCGAAGGACGGCATTCACCCGCCATCGTCAGAGTTTCCTTTTCACCTGGCGATCTACGAGGCCCGGCCTGATGTGAAGGCGGTGATTCACGCGCATCCGGGGGCGCTGGTGAGTTTCAGTATGTGCGGTAAGGTTCCGGACACGCGTGTATTCCCTGAATCCTTCAACCTTTGTGGGGAGGTCGCCTTTGCCCCCTACGCCCTGCCGGGAAGCAAGAAGCTGGGCGAGCGCATTGCCGAGCAATTTGCGAAAGAGGCTCAGCCGACCTGCGTGGTGCTGGAGAATCATGGCGTCGTTGTCGCTGGAGACGATCTCGGCGATGCTTTTCGCCGCTTTGAAACCCTGGAGTTCACCGCCCAGGCGCTGGTGCATGCCAACCAGCTCGGCAGTGTGAAGTATCTCGACACGGCCATGCTGGAAAAGGCTCACGAGTCGCAGCATCAGGGGCTGGACGAGTATGACCCGTTCCGCCCGACGAGCGTGGGCAAGGAGGCGCGCAAGGACATCGTGGATTTCGTGCACCGTGCTTACGAACACCGGTTGATGAACAGCGGGTGGGGGAGCTTCTCCGCTCGCGTGGATGAGGATGCCTTTATCATTACCCCGCAGCACGTGGATCGGCGTGAACTCGATCTCGCGGATCTCGTCGTGGTACGGGATGGCCGCCGAGCCGCTGGGCAACTGCCCAGCCGCGTCGCGCGTCTGCACCGCGCCATCTACCAGGCGCACCCGGAGGTGAATGCCATCGTGAATGCCCTGCCGGTGCACGGCGCGGCTTTCAGCGCGAGCGAGTTCCCTCTCGATAGCCGCACGATCCCGGAGAGCTACCTCTTCCTCAAGGATGTGCCAAAGATCGCCTTCGATGATGTCTACGGCGACGGTGAGGCTGTGGCTTCCGTGTTGAGTGTGAAGAATCCTGTCGCTCTTCTGGAGAGCAACGGTGTGATGGTGGCGGGCCGCACGGCACTTGATGCCTTTGATCGCCTGGAGGTGCTTGAATCGACGGCAGCGGCGATCATTCGCAGTCGAGCTCTCGGCGCGATCAAACCGATGCCGGACAGCGTGATCGAGGAACTCCTCGCCGCCTTCCCCGGGGTGTAG
- a CDS encoding Crp/Fnr family transcriptional regulator — MSILSPIQTMSTVLTQHPFWKNLPSQFFPILEEHATYQDFRAKEKMFSKGQNADYFYLIIEGRVTIETPFVPGEGVISVQHVGAGEPLGWSWFFPPHKWHFTARAVEPTRCIVFDAARLRQLADADPAFGYQLAMRVGTLVTERLQATRSRLLNICEVV; from the coding sequence ATGAGTATTCTCTCCCCGATTCAAACCATGTCGACCGTGTTGACCCAGCATCCATTCTGGAAGAATCTGCCTTCGCAGTTTTTCCCGATCCTCGAGGAACATGCCACGTATCAGGATTTCCGCGCCAAGGAGAAGATGTTCTCCAAGGGGCAGAATGCCGACTACTTCTATCTTATCATTGAAGGCCGCGTGACCATTGAAACGCCCTTCGTCCCCGGCGAGGGTGTGATTTCGGTCCAGCACGTCGGGGCCGGAGAGCCGCTCGGCTGGTCCTGGTTCTTCCCTCCTCACAAGTGGCACTTCACCGCTCGCGCCGTGGAGCCAACCCGCTGCATCGTCTTCGATGCCGCCCGTCTGCGCCAGTTGGCCGACGCCGATCCGGCTTTTGGCTACCAACTCGCCATGCGTGTGGGCACTCTCGTAACCGAACGCCTTCAGGCCACGCGGTCACGCCTCCTCAACATCTGCGAGGTGGTCTGA